In Pseudoalteromonas sp. '520P1 No. 423', the following proteins share a genomic window:
- a CDS encoding TonB-dependent receptor: MKKTSLIIFSSSFLFPQAFADDRDKDTEIIEVKAQKRPQNINDVAISITILDGKSLSDQNIKDTTALSGQVANFKITQNAAEGTPPAINIRGVGSMDYNTSTTSPVGVYVDNVAGGSANSQLVNLYDIESIEILKGPQGTLFGRNTTGGAVLINTKRPESDFSGYMSLGLAQKDHIKFEGAVNLPISENVYTRLAVNHQEYDYSITNLYEGAPEAKMQQTHGRLSVLANFDKLEVFGKIHVEKWDGTVQPVGTIGVYTEAGIEDPISCTANKANSAKCSDKFGFNDGSNDFYDVSVNNDINNNSPHKTDSWGADVNLNYQLTDNSYVVSINSFNKLDRIHFFNSDGSPASLAEGGQNVYTDVYSQELRYHLELDKAYIIAGGFYLDESLTQDNFLDLFRGWRGVETRFSNAATFFYDNEINTQVSAIFAHIDYNFNDQTTLSTGLRYTEEKIDYRAVGTINVPLSLDDQMGLTVPRWNELGQIEDDNISGKISINHKFNSNLTAFMSYSRGYKSGGYNGAIITSQEEAQRNDYGAETLDAIELGARIHWDEDNAYLYLAAFNYDYQDQQVFMNQAAISPNAPPIQLLDNVGESNLYGAEAELKWQLTSQFNIQLGIGYLPEANLEQFVNAKGETIRDNRLPFTSKWNVNGFIDYVLPVNEGEVIFQLNFDHQSDFYFDQNQNPYASQDDYTLFNARIAYEMDDWSVAAWGKNITNEEYSNLKFDLVGLLGMLQDFKGESRQLGVDISYSF, from the coding sequence GTGAAAAAAACTTCTCTTATTATTTTTTCTTCTTCCTTTTTATTTCCACAAGCTTTTGCTGATGATCGCGATAAAGATACGGAAATTATCGAGGTAAAGGCACAAAAACGCCCGCAAAATATTAATGATGTTGCTATTTCAATTACAATCCTCGACGGTAAATCTCTTTCAGATCAAAATATAAAAGATACTACTGCTTTATCTGGCCAAGTTGCTAATTTTAAAATCACTCAAAATGCAGCTGAAGGGACACCACCTGCAATTAATATCCGTGGGGTAGGTAGCATGGATTACAATACGTCAACCACATCACCTGTGGGGGTTTATGTCGATAACGTTGCAGGCGGTTCAGCAAATTCTCAATTAGTGAATTTATATGATATTGAGTCTATTGAAATTCTAAAAGGCCCTCAAGGGACTTTATTTGGCCGTAATACTACCGGTGGCGCTGTATTAATTAATACAAAACGACCTGAAAGTGACTTTTCAGGTTACATGTCGTTAGGCTTAGCCCAAAAAGATCATATTAAATTTGAAGGCGCGGTTAATTTACCCATTAGTGAAAATGTATATACGCGTTTAGCGGTTAATCATCAAGAGTATGACTACTCAATCACTAATTTATATGAGGGCGCGCCAGAGGCTAAAATGCAGCAAACTCATGGCAGATTGTCTGTTTTAGCCAATTTTGACAAACTAGAAGTCTTTGGCAAAATACATGTTGAAAAATGGGATGGTACAGTTCAGCCTGTCGGAACTATTGGTGTTTATACTGAAGCCGGAATAGAAGATCCAATATCATGTACAGCTAATAAAGCTAACTCAGCTAAATGTTCGGATAAATTTGGTTTTAACGATGGCTCAAATGACTTTTATGATGTATCAGTTAATAATGATATTAATAATAATAGCCCGCATAAAACAGATAGCTGGGGTGCAGATGTTAATCTGAATTATCAATTAACTGATAATAGCTATGTGGTGAGTATCAATAGTTTTAATAAACTTGACCGTATTCATTTTTTTAATAGTGATGGTAGTCCAGCATCATTAGCGGAAGGAGGTCAAAATGTTTATACGGATGTTTATTCTCAGGAATTACGTTATCACTTAGAACTAGATAAAGCATATATTATTGCTGGCGGCTTTTATTTAGATGAGTCACTAACGCAAGATAACTTTTTAGATTTATTTAGGGGTTGGCGCGGTGTTGAAACACGTTTTAGCAATGCTGCTACCTTCTTTTACGATAATGAAATTAATACCCAAGTATCAGCTATTTTTGCCCATATAGATTATAACTTTAACGATCAAACCACCCTATCAACAGGACTGAGATACACGGAAGAAAAAATTGATTATCGGGCCGTTGGCACCATTAATGTGCCATTATCCCTAGACGATCAAATGGGGCTCACTGTCCCTCGCTGGAATGAACTGGGTCAGATAGAAGATGATAATATATCAGGTAAAATATCCATTAATCATAAATTTAATTCAAATTTAACTGCATTTATGAGCTATTCTCGTGGCTATAAAAGTGGTGGTTATAATGGCGCGATTATCACTTCTCAAGAAGAGGCTCAGCGTAATGACTATGGCGCTGAAACATTAGATGCTATTGAGCTTGGAGCAAGAATCCATTGGGATGAAGATAATGCTTATCTTTATTTAGCAGCCTTTAATTATGATTACCAAGATCAGCAAGTTTTTATGAATCAAGCTGCTATTTCACCAAATGCGCCTCCTATTCAGTTATTAGATAACGTGGGTGAATCCAACCTATATGGAGCAGAAGCGGAACTTAAGTGGCAATTAACGTCGCAGTTTAACATTCAGCTGGGCATAGGTTATTTACCAGAGGCCAACCTAGAACAGTTTGTGAATGCTAAAGGTGAAACCATTCGTGATAATCGTCTGCCTTTTACTTCTAAGTGGAACGTGAATGGTTTTATTGATTATGTTTTGCCGGTGAATGAGGGGGAAGTGATTTTTCAGCTTAATTTTGATCATCAATCAGACTTTTATTTTGATCAAAACCAAAATCCTTATGCTTCTCAGGATGACTATACCCTATTTAATGCGCGTATCGCCTATGAAATGGATGATTGGAGTGTAGCTGCATGGGGGAAGAATATAACTAATGAAGAATATAGTAATTTAAAATTTGATTTGGTTGGCCTATTAGGCATGTTGCAAGACTTTAAAGGTGAATCTCGTCAACTTGGTGTTGATATTAGTTATTCTTTTTAA
- a CDS encoding FAD/NAD(P)-binding protein codes for MTQEKIAILGGGVSAMTAAFYLTEQENWQDKYDITVYQMGWRIGGKGASGRNVDYAQRIEEHGLHIWFGFYDNAFSTIQKAYGALNRPDGAPLQTWQDAFKQHSSIVLQEYIEDKWQTWPIEFPTNDLVPGQIDDELDIWDLFRTAYMWIKHFVSELRNEAAEHKLSERDDDDDESWLERMANFISVESQELVDDVKYSLEHLETFLKQLPTKLQDRNSDDHNAIKFLLKRLRRWIISEFYELLDENDKIRRLFISADLGLTILIGMIEDDVFKHGFNVINNSDYKQWLREHGANEKYTVNSAPVRGFYDLVFAYEDGNYDKPNIEAGTIIRCMMRIALNYKGAIMWKMQAGMGDTIFTPFYQALQDRGVKFEYFNKVESITAQGNTVDTIQITQQVALKEGVTDYNPLVNVPVKGYELELACWPDRPNYNQINDEQADLLQQNNINLESFWTNWPQVYKTYFGQDLPQKTLKNGIDFDKVIFGISVGSLPFICADLLDKSPDLKTMSDKVKTVVTQAYQVWNDKTLDELGWQYTPNNGEEPVLSGFVEPFDTWASMDQLLDKETWPTSLEPKNVAYFCSVLPVSNFPPKTEHEFAVQCKLEVKNNAIGNLKNSIYNLWTDVAQPGEFDWSILIDPENQVGENRFNSQFWRANIDPSERYVMSVVNSSQYRLATDKTGFNNFYITGDWIQTGLNAGCVEAATMAGMQTSRSICGYPEHISGEKDF; via the coding sequence ATGACACAAGAAAAAATAGCGATTTTAGGCGGTGGTGTATCGGCCATGACAGCTGCATTTTATTTAACTGAGCAAGAAAATTGGCAAGATAAATACGATATTACTGTTTATCAAATGGGATGGCGTATTGGTGGTAAGGGCGCAAGTGGTCGAAATGTTGATTATGCGCAAAGAATTGAAGAGCATGGCTTACATATATGGTTTGGTTTTTACGATAATGCATTTAGCACGATTCAAAAGGCCTATGGCGCATTAAATCGCCCAGATGGTGCCCCACTGCAAACTTGGCAAGATGCGTTTAAACAGCATAGCTCAATTGTGTTGCAAGAATACATCGAAGATAAATGGCAAACTTGGCCAATAGAGTTCCCCACGAATGATTTAGTGCCTGGTCAAATTGATGATGAACTGGATATCTGGGATTTATTTCGCACTGCTTATATGTGGATCAAACATTTTGTATCTGAGTTACGCAATGAAGCAGCAGAGCATAAATTATCAGAAAGAGATGACGATGATGATGAGTCTTGGCTTGAAAGAATGGCTAATTTTATATCGGTAGAAAGCCAAGAGCTTGTGGATGATGTAAAATATTCACTTGAACATTTAGAAACTTTTTTAAAACAGTTACCAACAAAATTACAAGATAGAAATTCAGACGATCATAACGCAATTAAATTTTTACTAAAAAGATTAAGACGTTGGATCATATCAGAGTTTTATGAACTTTTAGATGAAAACGATAAAATCAGACGTTTATTTATATCTGCTGATTTAGGGTTAACAATATTGATTGGCATGATTGAAGACGATGTTTTTAAACATGGTTTTAATGTCATCAATAATTCGGATTACAAACAATGGTTACGTGAACACGGCGCTAATGAAAAATATACCGTAAATTCAGCACCTGTAAGAGGTTTTTACGATTTAGTTTTTGCATATGAAGATGGCAATTATGATAAACCTAACATTGAAGCGGGCACTATAATACGCTGCATGATGCGCATTGCACTCAATTATAAAGGTGCCATTATGTGGAAAATGCAAGCAGGTATGGGTGACACCATTTTCACACCATTTTATCAGGCGCTGCAAGATAGAGGCGTTAAATTTGAATACTTTAATAAAGTAGAAAGCATCACAGCTCAAGGTAATACTGTTGATACCATACAGATCACCCAACAAGTTGCTTTAAAAGAGGGCGTTACTGATTATAACCCTTTAGTTAACGTGCCAGTTAAAGGTTATGAATTAGAATTAGCATGTTGGCCAGATAGACCTAACTACAATCAAATTAATGATGAACAAGCTGATTTACTACAACAAAACAATATTAATTTAGAATCTTTTTGGACTAATTGGCCCCAAGTTTATAAAACATATTTTGGCCAAGACTTACCACAAAAAACACTTAAAAATGGCATTGATTTTGATAAGGTTATTTTTGGTATCTCGGTAGGTTCTTTACCATTTATTTGCGCTGACTTATTAGATAAAAGCCCCGATTTAAAAACCATGAGTGATAAAGTGAAAACTGTGGTTACTCAGGCCTATCAGGTATGGAATGATAAAACATTAGATGAATTAGGTTGGCAATATACCCCTAATAATGGTGAAGAGCCAGTTTTGAGTGGTTTTGTTGAACCATTTGATACTTGGGCTTCAATGGATCAGTTACTTGATAAAGAAACTTGGCCGACTTCACTTGAACCTAAAAATGTTGCTTATTTTTGCAGTGTGTTGCCTGTAAGTAATTTCCCTCCAAAAACGGAACATGAGTTTGCTGTGCAATGTAAGTTGGAAGTTAAAAATAATGCCATTGGTAATTTAAAAAACTCAATATATAACCTTTGGACAGACGTGGCTCAACCTGGTGAGTTTGATTGGTCAATTTTGATCGACCCTGAAAATCAAGTGGGTGAAAATAGATTTAATAGCCAATTCTGGCGCGCGAATATAGATCCATCTGAGCGTTATGTGATGTCAGTTGTTAATAGTAGTCAATATCGATTAGCAACAGATAAAACAGGCTTTAATAACTTTTATATAACAGGTGATTGGATCCAAACAGGATTAAATGCCGGATGTGTGGAGGCTGCTACGATGGCAGGTATGCAAACATCAAGATCTATTTGTGGTTATCCTGAACATATTTCTGGCGAAAAAGACTTTTAA
- a CDS encoding acetoacetate decarboxylase family protein, producing MSTEQPPYAQFPGSVIAQPPCRMINANMYGFFIKGDLNKIQTYLDETVGLVPGYTFKAISQYCMLTFTDIENIKPTTEPWASQGYFQETDVIIWLPVAKMQGDKVNHIYWYPAFICVNNVYALINGRETWGFNKYLCDYKMPDIGGSPDFFSMTVDAFKTFSPDTKMSPCELFNVKMVAQDTESPIENFVDLIEEGMSLLENEIDFFDLDFSVYKQLLSGFINPQIDQLLFKQLPDGSATNAVYQDVLHSPSVIKKFHTGKLYFHEFEFTLNQVDMFPLSDMFGIEVGSQRPLLPFNILFDFNQEAAMSL from the coding sequence ATGTCAACAGAACAACCGCCATATGCCCAATTTCCGGGTTCAGTAATAGCTCAACCTCCTTGTAGAATGATAAATGCCAATATGTATGGCTTTTTTATTAAGGGCGATTTAAATAAAATTCAAACCTACTTAGATGAAACTGTAGGTTTAGTACCCGGTTATACTTTTAAAGCAATCAGTCAATATTGCATGTTAACTTTCACTGATATTGAAAATATTAAACCCACCACTGAACCTTGGGCGAGCCAAGGTTATTTTCAAGAAACAGATGTCATAATCTGGTTGCCTGTTGCAAAAATGCAGGGCGATAAAGTAAATCATATTTATTGGTATCCTGCTTTTATTTGTGTCAATAATGTTTATGCACTCATAAATGGGCGTGAAACATGGGGATTTAATAAATACTTATGTGATTATAAAATGCCAGATATTGGTGGTAGTCCAGACTTTTTTTCAATGACGGTGGATGCATTTAAAACATTTTCACCAGATACCAAAATGTCTCCATGCGAGTTATTTAATGTAAAAATGGTGGCACAAGATACAGAAAGCCCCATAGAAAATTTTGTTGATTTAATTGAAGAAGGTATGTCTTTATTAGAAAATGAAATTGATTTTTTTGATTTGGATTTTTCAGTCTATAAACAACTATTAAGTGGATTTATTAATCCGCAAATTGATCAGCTATTATTTAAACAACTGCCTGATGGCTCTGCAACCAATGCAGTGTATCAAGATGTATTGCACTCCCCTTCAGTCATTAAAAAGTTTCATACTGGAAAACTTTATTTCCATGAATTTGAATTTACGTTAAATCAGGTAGATATGTTTCCACTATCGGACATGTTTGGTATAGAGGTGGGAAGCCAAAGGCCTTTATTACCTTTTAATATTCTATTCGATTTTAACCAAGAAGCGGCGATGAGCCTTTAA
- a CDS encoding DUF2960 domain-containing protein has protein sequence MASKITYKYKNVTKEISFAYDKFHNMHEAVAAEEGIDLTHYLKMVQAIEMTSKGSSAVRNYRDAEFIKMGFSDLYFIKGDPKAE, from the coding sequence ATGGCCAGTAAGATCACCTACAAATATAAGAATGTTACAAAAGAAATCAGTTTTGCATATGACAAATTTCATAATATGCATGAAGCTGTTGCTGCTGAAGAAGGCATAGATTTAACACATTATTTGAAAATGGTGCAAGCAATTGAAATGACCTCAAAAGGCTCTTCAGCAGTGAGAAATTACCGCGATGCAGAATTCATTAAAATGGGCTTTAGTGATCTGTATTTCATTAAAGGCGACCCAAAAGCAGAATAA